Proteins encoded by one window of Rutidosis leptorrhynchoides isolate AG116_Rl617_1_P2 chromosome 7, CSIRO_AGI_Rlap_v1, whole genome shotgun sequence:
- the LOC139858807 gene encoding putative F-box/LRR-repeat protein 23 — protein MMSSTTNWFDLPLDLKINILSRIDPVEILVNTQKVCTDWYKVCKDPSMWKVINLCVLMDHYDVSYTERMKMCKHVVDRSQGQLVEVIFPRFLLPNDVLMYIAADRASQLKRLIMYIGSGASNDLSMKSLPEALKKFPLLEELDVDFCHLSKEVIESLGRYCTRLKKLNYIEEGPFGSSLLLNDELAVCIGENLHELRHLELYNNGISNIGLKVILDGCRQLETLDLGMCEHIDLNGDVVKRASEQIKHLTLPNPNCMLRPLGIEYSDTATATEDDN, from the exons ATGATGTCATCCACTACAAATTGGTTTGACCTTCCTCTCGACTTGAAGATTAATATACTCTCAAGAATTGATCCGGTTGAAATACTTGTGAATACTCAGAAAGTGTGCACTGATTGGTATAAAGTCTGCAAGGATCCTTCTATGTGGAAGGTCATCAATCTGTGTGTCTTGATGGATCATTATGATGTTAGTTACACTGAACGCATGAAAATGTGtaaacatgttgttgatagaagtcAGGGTCAATTGGTTGAAGTTATCTTCCCGAGATTCCTCCTGCCTAATGATGTTCTTATGTATATTGCTGCTGATAG AGCAAGTCAGCTTAAACGTCTCATTATGTATATTGGTTCTGGTGCAAGTAATGATTTGTCTATGAAAAGTTTGCCCGAGGCTTTGAAGAAATTCCCACTGTTGGAGGAACTAGATGTAGACTTTTGTCATCTTTCCAAGGAAGTTATTGAAAGTCTTGGCCGTTATTGCACGCGGCTAAAAAAACTGAATTATATTGAAGAAGGACCTTTTGGTTCATCTCTATTACTTAATGATGAGCTAGCTGTGTGTATTGGGGAGAACTTACATGAGTTAAGGCACCTTGAACTTTATAATAACGGCATTTCGAATATTGGGTTGAAGGTGATTTTGGATGGTTGTCGTCAACTTGAAACACTTGACTTGGGTATGTGTGAGCATATTGATCTCAATGGAGACGTGGTGAAAAGAGCTTCAGAGCAGATCAAACATCTAACTCTGCCCAATCCCAATTGTATGCTGCGTCCCCTAGGCATTGAATATTCtgatactgctactgctactgaAGATGATAATTAA
- the LOC139859196 gene encoding F-box protein SKIP19-like, whose translation MSNAVFLTSRFQDFFFASDDISFYQKVCSDWYKVCKDPSMWRVIDLYEVMDDWDISYTERIKLCKRVVDRSQGQLVEIKFPGFFMPNDVLMDVADRASKLKLLNMYIGSSPSDDISMKSLPEALKKFPLLEEKFAQGSY comes from the exons ATGTCGAATGCTGTTTTTCTTACTAGTAGATTTCAGGACTTTTTTTTTGCAAGTGATGATATTAGTTTTTATCAG AAAGTGTGCAGTGATTGGTATAAAGTCTGCAAGGACCCTTCTATGTGGAGAGTCATCGATCTGTACGAGGTGATGGATGATTGGGATATTAGTTACACTGAACGCATTAAACTGTGTAAACGTGTTGTTGATAGAAGTCAAGGTCAATTGGTTGAAATAAAGTTCCCGGGATTCTTCATGCCTAATGATGTTCTTATGGATGTTGCTGATAG AGCAAGCAAGCTTAAACTTCTCAATATGTATATTGGTTCTAGTCCAAGTGATGATATATCTATGAAAAGTTTGCCCGAGGCTTTGAAGAAATTCCCATTGTTGGAGGAAAAGTTTGCCCAAGGAAGTTATTGA
- the LOC139859195 gene encoding putative F-box/LRR-repeat protein 23 — MMSSTTNWFDLPLDLKINILSRIDPVEILVNTQKVCTDWYKVCKDPSMWKVINLCVLMDHYDVSYTERMKMCKHVVDRSQGQLVEVIFPRFLLPNDVLMYIAADRASQLKRLIMYIGSGASNDLSMKSLPEALKKFPLLEELDVDFCHLSKEVIESLGRYCTRLKKLNYIEEGPFGSSLILDDELAVCIGENLHELRHLELYNNGISNIGLKVILDGCRQLETLDLGMCEHIDLNGDVVKRASEQIKHLTLPNPNCILRPLGVEYSDTDTEDDN, encoded by the exons ATGATGTCATCCACTACAAATTGGTTTGACCTTCCTCTCGACTTGAAGATTAATATACTCTCAAGAATTGATCCGGTTGAAATACTTGTGAATACTCAGAAAGTGTGCACTGATTGGTATAAAGTCTGCAAGGATCCTTCTATGTGGAAGGTCATCAATCTGTGTGTCTTGATGGATCATTATGATGTTAGTTACACTGAACGCATGAAAATGTGtaaacatgttgttgatagaagtcAGGGTCAATTGGTTGAAGTTATCTTCCCGAGATTCCTCCTGCCTAATGATGTTCTTATGTATATTGCTGCTGATAG AGCAAGTCAGCTTAAACGTCTCATTATGTATATTGGTTCTGGTGCAAGTAATGATTTGTCTATGAAAAGTTTGCCCGAGGCTTTGAAGAAATTCCCATTGTTGGAGGAACTCGATGTAGACTTTTGTCATCTTTCCAAGGAAGTTATTGAAAGTCTTGGCCGTTATTGCACGCGGCTAAAAAAACTGAATTATATTGAAGAAGGACCTTTTGGTTCATCTCTAATACTTGATGATGAGCTAGCTGTGTGTATTGGGGAGAACTTACATGAGTTAAGGCACCTTGAACTTTATAATAACGGCATTTCGAATATTGGGTTGAAGGTGATTTTGGATGGTTGTCGTCAACTTGAAACACTTGACCTGGGTATGTGTGAGCATATTGATCTCAATGGAGACGTAGTGAAAAGAGCTTCAGAGCAGATCAAACATCTAACTCTGCCCAATCCCAATTGTATTCTGCGTCCCCTAGGCGTTGAATATTCTGATACTGATACTGAAGATGATAATTAA